A window of Roseiflexus castenholzii DSM 13941 genomic DNA:
GTCGATCCACTCAATAACCCCGTCAGCATAGGCGCTCGCCAGCGCTTCGAGGCGTTCCTTGGGGTTAGCGACCGTTGAATTGATCTCGCCGGAGATGAAATATTTTTCCTCCAGCGGCTTCAGCAGCGCCGAGAGCGACTGACCGCCGCTCGCCAGCATCTCCATCACAAAGAGCGATGGGATAATCCCCGAATCGGCGAAGTTGAAATCACGGAAATAATAGTGCCCGGAGACTTCACCGCCGAAGAGTGCGTTTTCATTTGCCATACGACGTTTGATGAAGGCATGCCCGACGCGCTCGATCAGCGGAATGCCGCCGGCTGCGCTGATCAGATCGCGCACTGCCCACGATGCGCGCACATCATAGACGATTTTGCTGCCTGGCGCGCGCTGGAGCAGGTATCGTCCGAGGAGCGCTGTCAGAAAATCGCCCGACACAAAGCGCCCTCGGTCGTCGATGACGAAGAAGCGGTCGCCGTCGCCATCGAAGGCAAACCCTGCATCCGCACCTTCCTCAACGACGCGCCGCTCGAGTTCAGCGCGGTTCTCCGCCATGAGCGGGTCGAGTCCATGGTTGGGCAGGTTGCCGTCCGGTTCCAGATACATGCCGATGAAATGAAGCGGCAGGCGCTCGTAAATGCGCTGAAGAATAGGTCCAACGGTCCCGTTGCCGGTGTCGGCGACGATGTTGAGACGACGGCGGTTCAGCGTTTCGATGTCGATCAAACCAAGGACGAACTCCACAAACTCGTCCGACAGATCGAGCGTGCGCATACTGCCGGTGCGCGTCGTTGGGGCATAGGCGTCGCTTTCGACAATCCGCCGTAAATCCTGGATGCCTTCGGCGCCGCTGAGCAGGTAGGGCATCTGACGCACCATCTTGAATCCGTTGTACTGCTTCGGGTTGTGCGACGCCGTGACCATCATCCCCGGCAAGCCGAGGCGAGTGCAGGCGAAATAGTACTGGTCGGTGCTCACCAGTCCAATATTCACCACATCAGCGCCCTGGTCCATAATGCCGCGTGTCACCGCGCTGAAGATGGCTGGTCCCGATAGCCGCATATCATGCCCAACGATGACCTCACGCGCTCCCAGGAACGTTACAAATGCGCGCCCGATGGCGTAGGCGCCCTCTTCGTTCAACTCCGTCGGATAGATGCCACGGATGTCGTATGCCTTAAAGATACCAGGCGTGATCTGCACACTCCCCCTCCTTATCTATTGCGGTTTCCGCGCGAACATATGTGCCTGATAACCTGCGCGTAACGAAACTTCTCTCCTGACGTAACCGGAACCAGGGGTCTGGTCATCCCTGACGCTCAAAATGGACGATGCAACACAAGGGCGCACCAGACGAAGCCTGCCCGCGCGACAGAAGGACATAGGGATTATACGAATTACCTGTGACCATCCGGCATGGTCACCCCGAGCAGCGCGAGGGGTCGTGCGCGACCCGCTTCGATTCCTCGCTGCGTTTACCCTGAGCGAAGCGAAGGGCTCGGAATGACACGCATGCGGCATCGTCAATCGTCATTGGGATTATACCAGCGATCCCGCCGATCCCGCGCATTGTTGCGGGTTGGGGGATCGGCGCGCTCAGGACGACAGTTGTGACCATCCGGCATGGTCACCCCGAGCCGCGCGAGGGGTCGTGCGCGACCCGCTCAGATTCCTCGCTGCGTTTACCCTGAGCGAAGCGAAGGGCTCGGAATGACACGCATGCGGCATCTTCAATCGTCATTGGTATTATATCAGCGATCCCGCCGATCCCGCGCATTGTTGCGGGTTGGGGGATCGGCGCGCTCAGGACGACAGGATGGTGTTCTGTTCACGCCGCGCTTCGATGACATCGGGAAGGCGGTTGAGTTTATCGAGGATAGAAGTCAGTTGCGCGATGCTTTGAATGCGGAGGGTGACAGCCAGCACCGCGCGACCGGGCCGACGGGTTGGCACCTGTTCGACTGCATCAATATTAATGCCAGCATCGGCTATGGCGCCAGACACATCGCGCCATAGCCCAACGCGATCCCAGGCTTCAATCCGCACCGGCACGGGGTACCACTGTTTCGGCGCGCCCGCGCCCCAGGTCACTTCCACAAGCCGCGCCCGGTCACGTTCATTCAGAATGGTTCGGCAATCAGCACGATGCACC
This region includes:
- a CDS encoding phosphomannomutase/phosphoglucomutase, with protein sequence MQITPGIFKAYDIRGIYPTELNEEGAYAIGRAFVTFLGAREVIVGHDMRLSGPAIFSAVTRGIMDQGADVVNIGLVSTDQYYFACTRLGLPGMMVTASHNPKQYNGFKMVRQMPYLLSGAEGIQDLRRIVESDAYAPTTRTGSMRTLDLSDEFVEFVLGLIDIETLNRRRLNIVADTGNGTVGPILQRIYERLPLHFIGMYLEPDGNLPNHGLDPLMAENRAELERRVVEEGADAGFAFDGDGDRFFVIDDRGRFVSGDFLTALLGRYLLQRAPGSKIVYDVRASWAVRDLISAAGGIPLIERVGHAFIKRRMANENALFGGEVSGHYYFRDFNFADSGIIPSLFVMEMLASGGQSLSALLKPLEEKYFISGEINSTVANPKERLEALASAYADGVIEWIDGISVTYPTWHMNVRASNTEPLIRLNLEATTREEMERRRDEVLAIIRG